Proteins found in one Candidatus Tisiphia endosymbiont of Beris chalybata genomic segment:
- a CDS encoding stomatin-like protein: MEYILLAFGCIAILIIVQMIKIVPQQQAWIIEKLGKFDKVLQPGLNLLIPLIQKVAYKHTLKEEAINVTAQTAISNDNVTLSIDGVLYVKIIDPVAASYGVSSPYYAITQLAQTTMRSEIGKLPLDRTFEERETLNVAIVSAINQASVNWGIQCMRYEIKDIQPPQTILKAMELQVAADRQKRAQILESEGYRQAKINNAEGVKTEIVLNSEAAYIDQVNRAKGEAEAIGLVATATANSIEIIANSIQTVGGQDAVALKIAEQYMSAFGQIAKESNTVILPANLSDPGSFVTSALTIFNQLKTVNEKKLINSTLASDKVKS; this comes from the coding sequence ATGGAATATATATTATTAGCTTTTGGCTGCATTGCAATACTTATTATTGTTCAGATGATTAAGATTGTGCCGCAGCAACAAGCATGGATAATAGAAAAGTTGGGTAAATTTGATAAAGTTTTACAACCTGGATTAAATCTTTTAATTCCACTCATTCAAAAGGTGGCTTATAAGCATACTTTAAAAGAAGAAGCGATTAATGTTACCGCGCAAACCGCTATTTCTAATGACAATGTGACTCTATCAATAGATGGGGTTTTGTATGTTAAGATTATTGATCCAGTAGCTGCTTCTTATGGGGTAAGTAGTCCATATTATGCTATTACTCAGCTAGCCCAAACTACTATGCGTTCAGAAATAGGGAAGCTGCCATTAGATAGAACTTTTGAAGAGCGGGAAACTTTAAATGTTGCTATAGTCTCAGCTATTAATCAAGCCTCGGTAAATTGGGGTATCCAATGTATGCGCTATGAAATTAAAGATATCCAACCCCCTCAAACAATCCTTAAAGCTATGGAATTACAAGTGGCGGCAGATAGGCAGAAGCGAGCCCAAATCTTAGAGTCAGAAGGTTATAGGCAAGCAAAAATCAATAATGCAGAAGGGGTAAAAACTGAAATAGTGCTGAACTCTGAAGCGGCATATATTGATCAAGTAAATAGAGCTAAAGGTGAAGCGGAAGCAATAGGATTAGTGGCTACTGCTACTGCTAACAGCATAGAAATTATTGCTAATTCTATTCAAACAGTAGGGGGACAAGATGCGGTAGCTTTAAAAATTGCTGAACAATATATGAGCGCCTTTGGACAAATCGCTAAAGAGAGTAATACGGTAATTTTGCCTGCTAATCTTTCCGACCCGGGCAGCTTTGTAACCTCAGCTTTAACTATTTTTAATCAACTAAAAACTGTAAACGAGAAAAAATTAATAAACTCTACTCTTGCTAGTGACAAAGTTAAAAGTTAG
- a CDS encoding IS6 family transposase yields MPFQISAKLLKYFKGYCSSAEIIMLFVYMKCRFSLSYRDLEEMAGIRGASIDHATLQRWVIRFVKLIDMQVRKYKKPVGRNWRMDETYIKVKGNWVYLYRAVDTMGNTIDFCLRKHRDTAAAKAFFRKAFRHNGHPIKVNIDKSGSNTAALNSINKDLHEEQKIKVTQVKYLNNIIEQDHRFIKKRTKPMLGFKSFASAKITIAGCENIRMIQKKQITKANYNFSTFENFVTLMAA; encoded by the coding sequence ATGCCATTTCAAATTTCTGCTAAATTGTTAAAATATTTCAAAGGATATTGCTCATCAGCTGAAATCATCATGTTATTTGTCTACATGAAGTGTAGATTTTCTTTAAGCTATAGAGATTTAGAGGAGATGGCTGGAATTAGAGGAGCATCGATAGATCACGCCACTTTACAAAGATGGGTTATAAGGTTTGTAAAATTAATAGATATGCAAGTCAGGAAATACAAGAAGCCAGTTGGTAGAAACTGGAGAATGGATGAAACGTATATTAAAGTAAAGGGTAACTGGGTTTATCTGTATAGAGCAGTTGATACTATGGGTAACACCATAGATTTCTGCTTAAGGAAACATAGAGATACTGCAGCTGCTAAAGCATTCTTTCGGAAAGCTTTTAGACATAACGGTCATCCTATAAAAGTGAATATTGATAAAAGCGGTAGCAATACTGCTGCCCTTAACAGCATTAATAAGGATTTGCACGAGGAACAAAAAATTAAGGTTACTCAGGTTAAATACCTCAATAACATAATTGAGCAAGATCATCGCTTTATTAAGAAACGAACTAAGCCGATGCTTGGCTTCAAAAGTTTTGCTTCTGCTAAAATTACTATTGCTGGCTGCGAGAATATTAGGATGATTCAAAAAAAACAAATTACTAAGGCTAACTATAATTTTTCTACTTTTGAAAATTTTGTAACATTAATGGCTGCATAA
- the smpB gene encoding SsrA-binding protein SmpB, whose product MHEYKKIIAQNKKAYFNYFIEEKIEAGIILTGSEVKSLRQGKASIEDSHAENSGNEVFLYNCHIAEYDKAGRFNHSTRRTRKLLLKVGEIRKIIGKIRLKGYTLVALAIYFNKKNIAKVELGIAKGKKLYDKREAIKAKDWKRDQARLMRLK is encoded by the coding sequence ATGCACGAGTATAAAAAAATAATAGCTCAAAATAAAAAAGCTTATTTTAACTATTTTATCGAAGAAAAAATTGAAGCGGGTATAATATTAACAGGCAGTGAGGTCAAATCTCTTCGGCAAGGAAAAGCTAGTATAGAAGACAGCCATGCCGAGAACTCTGGCAATGAGGTATTTTTATATAACTGTCATATAGCAGAATATGATAAAGCAGGTAGATTTAATCACTCTACTCGTAGAACTCGCAAATTGCTTTTAAAGGTAGGCGAGATAAGGAAAATAATTGGTAAAATCCGCTTAAAAGGCTATACTCTTGTTGCGCTTGCTATATATTTTAATAAAAAAAATATAGCAAAAGTTGAGCTTGGTATTGCCAAGGGCAAAAAATTATATGATAAAAGAGAAGCTATAAAAGCAAAAGATTGGAAAAGAGATCAAGCTAGATTAATGAGATTGAAATAA
- the sppA gene encoding signal peptide peptidase SppA: protein MVIPPDYLIERKYNKRKLALWKLVAIFLFVALIITIIVKRQENSKSSQYIGSGKYITSVLIDEIIFEDAKRDKKLEKIIDDEHISALIVNVNSPGGTVVGSEKIYNILRKISAKKPVAIVMGTLAASGGYLISLGGDYIVSHNGTITGSIGVIFQTFEVTDLATKLGITFNNFKSGELKAAPNPTEKVTEAVREAIMLNIEDNYEYFVELVAARRGLPIDYVKKLADGRIYSGRQALKLKLVDAVGTQEDAIKWLQETKKIDNSLKVKEFKIKPRTKFLEMLLDDVESMLLNIFKNKLQGSKAVL, encoded by the coding sequence ATGGTAATACCTCCTGATTATTTAATCGAAAGAAAATACAACAAACGTAAGTTAGCACTCTGGAAATTAGTAGCTATTTTCTTATTTGTAGCATTAATTATTACCATTATAGTTAAACGACAAGAAAATAGTAAAAGTAGTCAGTATATTGGTAGTGGTAAATATATCACTTCAGTTTTAATAGACGAGATAATTTTTGAGGATGCAAAACGTGACAAGAAACTGGAAAAAATAATTGACGATGAGCACATTAGTGCTCTAATAGTTAATGTTAACTCACCTGGCGGGACAGTTGTAGGGTCAGAAAAAATTTATAATATCCTGCGGAAAATATCAGCAAAAAAACCAGTCGCAATAGTAATGGGAACGCTAGCAGCAAGTGGCGGCTATTTGATATCTTTAGGCGGAGATTATATCGTAAGTCATAATGGGACAATCACTGGCTCAATCGGGGTAATTTTTCAAACCTTTGAAGTGACAGATTTAGCAACAAAGCTTGGTATTACCTTTAATAATTTCAAATCCGGAGAATTAAAAGCGGCTCCGAACCCTACCGAAAAAGTGACCGAAGCTGTCCGGGAAGCTATAATGCTAAATATAGAAGATAATTATGAATATTTTGTAGAACTGGTTGCCGCAAGAAGAGGTTTACCGATTGATTACGTTAAGAAATTAGCGGATGGCCGTATATATTCCGGGCGTCAGGCTCTCAAGTTAAAACTTGTGGACGCAGTAGGGACGCAGGAAGATGCGATTAAGTGGCTACAAGAAACAAAAAAAATTGATAACAGCTTGAAAGTAAAAGAATTTAAAATCAAACCTCGAACAAAATTTTTAGAGATGCTATTAGATGATGTGGAGAGTATGCTACTAAATATTTTCAAAAATAAATTACAAGGAAGTAAGGCAGTTTTATAG
- a CDS encoding palindromic element RPE1 domain-containing protein, which translates to MHNLKIIEEFLGETKSSTAAYIDVREKQRGVSTTKLPIRLGYARGLFSKLWRWIESNKVSRRKI; encoded by the coding sequence TTGCATAACCTAAAGATAATTGAAGAATTTTTAGGAGAAACGAAGTCGAGTACCGCAGCGTACATAGACGTACGTGAGAAACAGAGAGGAGTTTCGACGACAAAATTACCAATTAGATTAGGTTATGCAAGAGGTCTATTTAGTAAATTGTGGAGGTGGATAGAGTCAAATAAAGTGAGCCGAAGGAAAATATAG
- a CDS encoding autotransporter domain-containing protein, whose translation MKHKNKLFASILLATTCLTSSVAIAAHPKENFTNVYSLGDSFTYLPNSWAVLLTQRYGFKFENNKNNFRGTGLAPANYYANYKANGGKIDSNALFMVYMGPSDMQPLGALLMQDIVNQHALTFDQMLATIQNGRADANQFPLAAAGASDVKRNVGNFIKTISIDGANYIAVLTHFNEYYRQLALHPYTDLQVKTLGKALSKVFNKAVADGIAQHAPDANVIYVDYARLVEEISNNPKAYLSDQDIAGTYRDFGVFRANYPTEAAQKITAQYVESVIESPSRVAFVRELPIAVGTNALQTMHASAHNNVLHPVEQFYTADIGGDYIYNSTKTISKKELGIKKANTGSAYAQINYKMNENFNLGLQLNGAKSNMDFKHGHGKADMKEYLVSINGTYKFDNPVFIYAAVGAGQIKYDIKRKIALGLATREERGKPSGVHYLGTVGVGYNYIDETKLVVTPFFNVNYQEVSVKSYKEVGDIRSTTMEFNIPNRKSLITEIGATLAQAYQVQDNLTLIPSLTLSYGYECINSIKKQAKGRVSDMPRLFSVPTYKVDESNFTLSGEVRAKSDSYINYGIRASMQLTKRTKQYSAGLFAGVTF comes from the coding sequence ATGAAACACAAAAATAAACTGTTTGCCAGCATTTTATTGGCTACCACTTGCTTAACCTCTAGCGTTGCTATTGCTGCCCACCCAAAAGAAAATTTTACAAATGTCTATAGTTTGGGGGATAGCTTCACTTACCTCCCTAATAGCTGGGCTGTTTTACTTACTCAGCGCTATGGCTTTAAGTTTGAGAATAATAAGAATAATTTTAGGGGTACAGGATTAGCGCCTGCTAATTATTATGCAAATTATAAAGCAAACGGTGGGAAAATTGATTCTAATGCGCTCTTCATGGTTTATATGGGACCAAGTGATATGCAGCCATTGGGAGCTTTGCTAATGCAAGATATAGTCAATCAGCACGCTTTAACTTTCGACCAAATGCTTGCTACAATACAAAATGGAAGGGCCGACGCTAATCAGTTTCCTCTTGCAGCTGCGGGGGCCAGTGATGTTAAACGCAATGTAGGGAATTTTATAAAGACTATTTCTATTGATGGAGCGAATTATATAGCTGTTCTAACTCATTTTAATGAATATTATAGACAACTAGCACTTCATCCGTATACAGATCTCCAAGTTAAAACTTTGGGCAAAGCACTCAGTAAAGTATTTAATAAAGCAGTGGCTGATGGGATAGCGCAACATGCTCCGGATGCTAATGTTATATATGTTGATTATGCTAGATTAGTTGAAGAAATTAGTAATAATCCTAAAGCCTATCTCTCGGATCAAGATATCGCAGGAACATATAGAGATTTTGGTGTATTTAGAGCTAATTACCCTACTGAAGCTGCACAAAAAATTACTGCCCAATATGTAGAGTCAGTTATTGAATCTCCAAGTAGGGTAGCATTCGTCAGAGAATTACCAATAGCAGTTGGTACTAACGCTTTGCAAACTATGCATGCTAGCGCTCATAATAATGTGCTGCACCCAGTGGAGCAGTTTTATACCGCTGATATAGGTGGTGATTATATTTATAATAGTACTAAAACAATCAGTAAGAAAGAATTAGGTATTAAAAAAGCTAATACTGGCAGTGCTTATGCTCAAATTAACTATAAAATGAATGAAAACTTCAATTTAGGTCTGCAACTTAATGGCGCTAAATCTAATATGGATTTCAAGCATGGGCATGGTAAAGCCGATATGAAAGAATATCTAGTCTCTATCAATGGTACCTACAAATTCGATAATCCGGTGTTTATATATGCAGCAGTAGGAGCGGGCCAGATCAAATATGATATTAAACGTAAGATTGCGCTTGGGCTAGCTACCAGAGAAGAGAGAGGCAAACCATCAGGGGTGCATTATCTTGGTACTGTAGGGGTAGGGTATAACTATATTGATGAAACTAAATTAGTGGTAACACCATTTTTCAATGTGAACTATCAAGAAGTATCGGTCAAATCTTATAAAGAGGTAGGCGATATTAGAAGTACTACTATGGAATTTAATATCCCAAATCGTAAATCTTTAATTACTGAAATAGGAGCCACTCTTGCCCAAGCTTATCAGGTACAAGATAATTTAACATTAATACCATCTCTTACTTTGTCGTATGGGTATGAATGTATTAATTCAATAAAGAAGCAAGCGAAAGGAAGGGTATCAGATATGCCACGTTTGTTTTCTGTGCCTACTTATAAAGTTGATGAATCAAACTTTACTTTAAGTGGAGAAGTGCGCGCTAAGAGCGATAGCTATATCAACTATGGTATAAGAGCGAGCATGCAGCTGACTAAACGTACTAAACAATATTCTGCTGGTTTATTCGCTGGAGTTACTTTCTAA
- the dapA gene encoding 4-hydroxy-tetrahydrodipicolinate synthase, which translates to MNNNIFKGLITALITPFKNNKVDFASWEKIINYQVDNEVDGIVVGGTTGEGTSLTLEEYKTLLQLTTELVKGRVTVIAGCSAMNTQSALEILKICTTVSVDGFMCSIPSYIKPSQQGIYLHFTALHDATHLPLMLYAVPTRTIVDFSDETIVRLAELPRIIALKDAGNDLERPLRLTALINKEFNLLCGNDALALSYNAQGGAGCVSVVSNIAPALCKKLQVNWFNNNHQAAKENNQQLLPLYKALFAETNPIPVKYAAHNLGLCLEELRLPLTSATPETQEKIKKAMQLSTQAR; encoded by the coding sequence ATGAATAACAACATATTTAAAGGGCTGATTACAGCCTTGATTACACCTTTTAAGAATAATAAAGTAGATTTTGCCTCCTGGGAGAAGATAATTAATTATCAAGTTGATAATGAAGTGGATGGTATCGTAGTGGGAGGTACCACTGGGGAAGGAACTAGCCTAACATTAGAGGAGTATAAAACCTTGTTACAGCTCACTACTGAGCTTGTAAAAGGGCGCGTAACAGTAATAGCTGGTTGTTCAGCTATGAATACTCAATCGGCTTTAGAGATATTAAAAATATGCACAACAGTTTCAGTGGATGGCTTTATGTGTAGTATTCCGTCTTATATCAAACCATCTCAACAGGGAATTTATTTACATTTTACAGCATTACATGACGCAACTCATCTGCCTTTAATGTTATATGCAGTACCAACTAGAACAATAGTGGATTTTTCAGATGAGACTATAGTGAGATTAGCAGAGTTACCTCGGATTATAGCTCTTAAAGATGCGGGGAATGATTTAGAACGGCCTTTACGGCTAACAGCACTAATTAATAAAGAATTTAATTTGTTATGTGGTAATGATGCATTAGCTCTATCTTATAATGCGCAAGGAGGGGCAGGGTGTGTTTCTGTGGTGTCTAATATAGCACCAGCTTTATGTAAAAAGTTACAAGTTAATTGGTTTAATAATAATCATCAAGCGGCTAAAGAAAACAACCAACAATTATTACCGTTATATAAAGCATTGTTTGCAGAGACTAACCCTATCCCAGTAAAATATGCTGCTCATAATTTAGGATTATGTTTAGAAGAGCTTCGTCTTCCTTTGACCAGTGCGACTCCAGAGACCCAAGAAAAAATAAAAAAAGCTATGCAGTTGTCAACACAAGCTAGGTAA
- a CDS encoding transposase family protein, which produces MLKEREFIKSFEEYFCDVEDHRQASKISYPIIELLFLGIIAIAARAETWGEIEEFGKAHIDTLREYFSFIVK; this is translated from the coding sequence ATGTTAAAAGAAAGAGAATTTATTAAGAGTTTTGAGGAATATTTTTGCGATGTAGAAGATCATCGACAGGCAAGTAAGATATCTTATCCAATAATAGAGTTGTTATTTTTAGGAATAATAGCGATTGCTGCAAGAGCAGAGACTTGGGGAGAGATTGAAGAATTTGGCAAAGCTCATATCGATACTTTAAGGGAATATTTTTCATTTATAGTCAAGTGA